The sequence TCATTAGGAGTCGATGGCGCGGGATTTGTCTGGAAGGTTATGGAGGAGGTTGCTTCGGCACAAACATCCTCGCAATGACACAATTAGGAAAGACATCTGCGCTAAGAGATTGAGAACTAATAAAATGCGTATTCCATTCGACAGCTTTGTACTGGCAGAAGTGGTAGATGAATGCCAGGGGGTTCTGAGAGGACGGGTGCAGAGGATAACTCAACCCGCTCCGCTTGATGTCGTGTTGGAAATTCATAGTAATAGGCAAGATTATTCCCTCCTGCTTTCTGCTGACCCAAGTTGGGCCCGCGCATACCTTATCTCAAAACGCCTCAAAGCCCCAAAACAACCCCCTGTTTTCTGCATGGCTTTGAGGAAAGCATTGGAAGGCGCCTTTATCGACACCATCCGACAGGTTGGGTTTGACCGCATACTCGATATTCATCTTCAGGGAGTGGATGGGCAGCAATATCGCCTCATCGGTGAGTTGATGGGTAAACACTCGAACCTGATCCTTGCCAACGAAAAGGGCGAGATAATCAATGCCGTCAAGCATATTACAACGAAGCAAAGCAGGCTCCGCGAAGTACTGCCTCATCGTCCCTACCTCCCACCTCCAACTACCGGCAAACCCAACCCTCTCACGATCATACGCGAACGATTTGATTATCTCTTTCAACAAAAGGGTGAAACCAGCGTCGAAAAATGGCTGGTTGAGACGTTCGAAGGCATCAGCCCATTCCTGGCTAAAGAACTCCTGCAGCAAGATAATAATATTGAAGCGGCTTTCTTTCTCTGGCAGGAAAGAGTGATTTCGAAGCGATTTGAACCTGTGTTAGTGCGAGACGAACAAAACCATCCCATCGGCGCTTATCCAATGCCGCTTCAGCAAACGCCAACCGATCACCAATTCCCCCGAGACCAAATATCACCCAATCTCGAATATTATTTCGATAGCGCAATCACTCGGGCAGCGGCAATACAAGCTCGGTCTAGCTTGGAAGGCTCCCTTAAACGAGCGCTTGCAGCGCGTGAAGAAGCTTTATCACAAATTGGAGAGGCTATTGAAGAGGGCAAAAAAGCGGATCGTTTTCAACTTTTCGGTGATCTCATTCTCACCTACGGCTCGAATCTACCGCCCAAATCAGAATCGATCGAAGCTCCGGATTATACCGATCCCGAACAACTGTCTGTAATTATCCCACTCGACCCTGAGCTAACTGCTATCGAAAACGCGGAACGGTATTTCAAAAAGGCCAAAAAAGCAAAAGGTTCAGCAGAATATCGCATATCTCAACATGGGCGGTTACAGCTTGAGCGAGATGCCCTTCTATCCACTTTTCAAGCTCTAGAGGCGGCAGGTGACGACATGCGTGCGGTTGATGAGGTCCGTGAGACATGTGTACAGCATGGATGGCTCACACGAATCTCACTCACAGCCGAAGGTAAGCCGGAAGCGGCGCCTTTTGAGGGAAAGCGCATTCGCACGATAATGGTTGAGGGCAAATGGCAAATTCTTTATGGAGAAAATGCGGAGGCTAATGACTATCTAAC is a genomic window of bacterium containing:
- a CDS encoding NFACT RNA binding domain-containing protein yields the protein MRIPFDSFVLAEVVDECQGVLRGRVQRITQPAPLDVVLEIHSNRQDYSLLLSADPSWARAYLISKRLKAPKQPPVFCMALRKALEGAFIDTIRQVGFDRILDIHLQGVDGQQYRLIGELMGKHSNLILANEKGEIINAVKHITTKQSRLREVLPHRPYLPPPTTGKPNPLTIIRERFDYLFQQKGETSVEKWLVETFEGISPFLAKELLQQDNNIEAAFFLWQERVISKRFEPVLVRDEQNHPIGAYPMPLQQTPTDHQFPRDQISPNLEYYFDSAITRAAAIQARSSLEGSLKRALAAREEALSQIGEAIEEGKKADRFQLFGDLILTYGSNLPPKSESIEAPDYTDPEQLSVIIPLDPELTAIENAERYFKKAKKAKGSAEYRISQHGRLQLERDALLSTFQALEAAGDDMRAVDEVRETCVQHGWLTRISLTAEGKPEAAPFEGKRIRTIMVEGKWQILYGENAEANDYLTQKVARPNDWWLHVRAAVSAHVVVRTGNNPLKVPRKILEQAAEFAVRNSPSKHASLVPVDYTLKKYVRKPKSAPPGTVLYSHEKTLYVTSSDIQSRR